A stretch of DNA from Synechococcus sp. JA-3-3Ab:
CCGGCATAATGCAGCACCCGCCGCCAGCTCCAGATTGCCGGCAAGAGCAGATACAGCAGGCCGATCGCCATCAATGGCCAAGCGTGGGGTTGGAGCAGACCCAGTCCCTCAACATCCCGCTTGAGGGCCAGCCCCAAACCCAAAAGCAGGGTTCCCACCGCCGCCAGCCCCCAAGAGAGCACCTGGGCCACATGGGGTCTGTCGCGGCGAGAGCCTCGTCCTGCTGTTGCCGGCAAGGCGGAGCGGAGCGGAAAGGGCAGAGCTTGATCCAGAACCACCCCCGCTAGGAGAGCTAGCCAGGGATAGAGCTGTACCGTGTAGTAGGGCGTTTTGGTGGGATAGAGCTGCAAGAGCAAAAACAACAGCAGGGGGAAAGACCAAACCAGCAGGGTGGATCCCGGCTTTTGCCGCAGCAGCAGCCAGCCTCCCACCAAGGCCAAAACCGTCCAGGGGAAGCCATGGATCGGGATGTGCCAAAAGTAATACCAGCCGGTGGCATCGGCATGGAAGGGTTCTTGCCCCAGATCCCACACCTTCCCTACTAAGGTGAGCAGGACCTTGGCGCCGTAGAGGCTTATGGCCAGGCCTAGCCAGAGGCCGAAAATTCCCAAGCCCAGCAAAAGCCCCAGCCAAAAGGGGACAGATCCCAGCCAGTGCCGCCGCTGCTGCCACAGGTAGGGGATCAAAGCCACCGCCGGCAGCAGGATCATGGCGCTCTTCATCAAAAGGCCCAGTCCAAAGGCCACTCCCGCCAACCAGAACCAGCGCCGGTGGCCGCGGATGCCGTTCACTAGGCCTAGGATCCCCAGGAGCTCCAGGCAGGTTAGAGGCACATCCTGACCCACCAGCCGCCCCTGCTGCACCCAGAGGTAGCACAGGGGCAAAACTGCCATTCCCAAGAGGGCCGCCCGGCTTGGCAAAAAGGCCCGCCCAATCCAGCCGATGAGGGGGATGGAAAGCAAAGCCGCCAGGATCCCGGGCAGCCGCGCCGCCCACTCGTTTACGCCATAAAGGGCAAAGCTGAGGGCCACGCTCCAGGTAAGTAGGGGAGGCTTCTCAAAAAAAGGCTCTCCCAGAAAAGTTGGCCCCAGCCAGTTGCCTCCCCGCAGCAGCTCGCGAGCCATCTGGGCGTAAAAGCTCTCGTCACAACCAGCCAAACTGGGATCCGCTCCCGAGAGCACAAACAGCGGCACTGCCAGGCCCACGATCAATAGGCTCAAAGCCCAAAAGGAAAACAGATGCGGGTCGCGGCGAAACTGGACAAAAGAGCTGGCTGGGGGCAGGGATCCCCGGCGAGGAGAACTGCCCAAGCGGTTGGGGTTGCCGAAGGGACGCATGAACAAGCCCTCTGGAACGGCACCAAGTGGCGGCTCTAACCAGACTAGACTCTGCAGAAGGAGATCTGGCCTTTTCTTTTTACGGAAGCTCCAGGGATCCAGGAACGCCCTCCAGGCTGGCTGGCAGAGAGGTTAGTCCCTGAAACCAGCTGAAAAACTGCTCGGCATAAGGTCGAAGGGCAGGCTCCAGGTAGTAGAAGTTCTCCGCCCGATCCGTAAACTCCCAAAACTCAGAAGCAGTGGAGTGAAGTTCCTGGCGGATGATCTGCAGTCGGGCCAAAGGCTCCTGTTGCATATCCTCATAGATCAGCCTGGCCAAATCCTCCCGCCCACGGCTAAGGAAATAGGCTGCTAGCCGCGCCTGGGTTTTCCGGATCCCGCGCAGGGTCATTTCCTGCTGCTCGCTTTCCGGGTCTTGGTCCAGGTGGAGCAGGACTTGTAGGATGGCCTCCGTTGTCTCTGACTGCAGCGCGCAGCTGAGTTGGGCCAGCACCCCTAGGTCAAAGCCAAAGGTTTCAGAAAGGAAAAGTAAGCCGGCCTTGTAGGCCACTAGGCTGTAGTAGCGAAAATGGCCGACCATCTCCAAGACCAACGCCGACTGCTGATGGCGCAAAGCGGCCTCGGCCAGCAAACGGTACTGCTTGAGCAGGTTGTAGCCGCTGCGGATATCCCGTGCGTTGATCACCGCCCGCAGGTAGGTGTTGAAGAACTTGATCACCCAGCCGACCAGCCGGAGCTCTCGGCTTTGCAGGGCGCGGATCCCCAGCTCCCGCGTGTGAATGGCCACCAGAGTCCTTGCTTGCCGCAGGCCATTGAGGCCCTCAGTAAACAGGGCCTGATACTGCCGCAGGATCTTCAGCACAGCGCTGGCGTCCAGAGAAACCAGGAGCGGGGTAGGTGCGCCTTGTGCTGGGCATAGAACATCCACAAGGCCTTTAGGCTATCCAAGGCTTCCAGGAGGATGACCTCCTCCCGTTGGCGCAGGGCGCTGATGGCAATACTTTTGATTTCATCCAAGGCCGAGAGGCAGCGCTGATGGGCGGCAGCGCAAGGTTGTAGGGCAGAGGGCTGTCGCTGTTCCCATCTGGAGGCCCCCAGAATCGCCTGCTGCACCTGCTGCTCAATGCGGCGAATAATCGAAGTCGGCTGTAGGAAGTGAAACACAAAGCTGAAGTAGGGGATGAGCACCAAAAACGAGGCCGTACCCAGCAGTAGGTTTAGCCCAATCAGGAGCTGGGGATCCTCGTAGAAACCCAGGGCCACCGAGCTCCACAAGCTGACTACATTGGCCAAAATCAAAAACGAGAAGAGGTAGAAATTGGTCTTCTCCCGCAGAAACAACTCGGTAACTTTGGGGGTGAAGCGATCAGCACTCAACTGCACCACAATGGCCACCACCGAGAGGGTAAAGCCCAGCATCCCCGACAGCACCTCGGCCAAGGTGACCACAAACTCCTGCAGCGCTCCTGGCTGCCGAACGGGTTGGGCAAGAGCCAACGCCAAGCCGGCTTGGATCCAGCGGTGCGCCCCCCTGCCCAGGCCAGACCTACCACCCCCCCACCGCCCTCCAAAGCCAAACTCGAGAGCCAGGCTTTGCAGCGCTTTCGGCCAAGCCCATCTTCTTTCCCCCCAGCACCTTCAATATTCGCTAAGAAGAGCCTCCACAAACTCGTAGCTGGAAAAAGGCCTTAGATCCTCCAACCCCTCGCCAGCTCCAATAAAGCGGATAGGCAGGTTCATCTGCTGGGTAATAGCTAGGGCGATCCCTCCTTTGGCGGTGCTGTCCAGCTTGGTGAGGATGACGCCGGTTAGCTTGGCCACTTCGGCAAACACCTGGGCCTGGCGCAGGCCGTTTTGCCCTTGGGTAGCATCCAAAACCAAGAGGCTTTCCACCTTGGCTTCGGGGGCTTTCTTGTCGATGATGCGGCGGATCTTGGCCAGCTCCTCCATCAGGTTCTTCTTGTTCTGCAGGCGGCCTGCTGTATCTACCAAGAGCAACTCGGTGCCTCTGGCCTTGGCGGCGGTGATGGCATCAAACACCACGGCGGCCGGGTCAGCGTTAGGGGAAGGGTTGGCGATGACCTCCACCCCCGCCCGCTCTGCCCAGATCTTGAGCTGCTCTATGGCGGCAGCGCGGAAGGTGTCGGCAGCAGCAATTAGACACTGGTAGCCGGACTGGCGGGCCACATGGGCAATTTTGCCGATGGTGGTGGTCTTGCCCACTCCATTCACGCCCACGATCAGCCAGATGTTGAGCGTGCCCCGCTGGGGCGCAAAGGTGGGATCCCCTACCGTCAGCATCTGCCGCATCTGCTGCTTGAGGTACTTCACCGCCTCCTCTGGAGGCACCACCTCCTCCCGCATGCGTTTTTGCAGGGCCTGGAGGATCTGCTCAGTGGCCTCAACGCCCACATCCGCCTGCAGCAGCATCGTCTCAATGGTTTCGACCGCCTCCCGATCAAGAGGCCCCCGGCCCATTAGAGCCTTTAACTGGTTGATCAGGTTGAGGCGGGTTTTGCCCAGACTCCGCCGCAGCTTTTGCAGCCAGGAGATCTCTTCTACGGAGATCTCTTCGGGCTTGCGTCCTTGGGCCGCCAGGATCTCGGCTGACCAGCGGAAGCCCTCGTCGAAAACCAGCTCTTCCGCCGCCGACTCTGCCGACTCTGGAGGTGGGGCAGCAGGAGCAACAACGCTGGCAGGGATCGGCTCCGGTTCCTCCACGGCGCTTGCCTTTAGGGCCTGCAGGCGCTCGGCAGCGCGAGGAGCCAGATCAAAAAAGGAGGGGACAGCAGCCGGCTGCTCAGGAGACGATGAGGGAGAGGCGGCTTCAGGTGCTGTAGCTGCTGGAGCAGAGGGCTGGGATCCCTCGCTTGCAGGGGGTTCTGGGGCGGCTGGGGAGACAACCTCTGCTTGAGTAGCTTTGGCGGCAGCCCGCGCTTTTAGGTTGGCATAGGCGGCTTTAGCAAAGGCCAAATAGTCTTCCGGCGACATGGCAGCCGGCTCTGCCGCTGGGGGAGTTGCCGACTCGGCCTTTTGGGGAGAGGACTCTGCTTCACCCTTGGAGTCGGTGTAGCGACGGCGAAACCAATCAAAGGCC
This window harbors:
- a CDS encoding DUF2254 family protein, producing the protein MALALAQPVRQPGALQEFVVTLAEVLSGMLGFTLSVVAIVVQLSADRFTPKVTELFLREKTNFYLFSFLILANVVSLWSSVALGFYEDPQLLIGLNLLLGTASFLVLIPYFSFVFHFLQPTSIIRRIEQQVQQAILGASRWEQRQPSALQPCAAAHQRCLSALDEIKSIAISALRQREEVILLEALDSLKALWMFYAQHKAHLPRSWFLWTPALC
- a CDS encoding ArnT family glycosyltransferase, whose translation is MRPFGNPNRLGSSPRRGSLPPASSFVQFRRDPHLFSFWALSLLIVGLAVPLFVLSGADPSLAGCDESFYAQMARELLRGGNWLGPTFLGEPFFEKPPLLTWSVALSFALYGVNEWAARLPGILAALLSIPLIGWIGRAFLPSRAALLGMAVLPLCYLWVQQGRLVGQDVPLTCLELLGILGLVNGIRGHRRWFWLAGVAFGLGLLMKSAMILLPAVALIPYLWQQRRHWLGSVPFWLGLLLGLGIFGLWLGLAISLYGAKVLLTLVGKVWDLGQEPFHADATGWYYFWHIPIHGFPWTVLALVGGWLLLRQKPGSTLLVWSFPLLLFLLLQLYPTKTPYYTVQLYPWLALLAGVVLDQALPFPLRSALPATAGRGSRRDRPHVAQVLSWGLAAVGTLLLGLGLALKRDVEGLGLLQPHAWPLMAIGLLYLLLPAIWSWRRVLHYAGELWVGTLLAASILTMVSIVLRPDFGNFNPAFAQMDWKQMLGSADPDFPTVDIGRSGLADVCQAQALAFYTPNPGRWVDDQALQAGKHGDYLWVSPVQAQQISIQNLGLQPLAEVDGWQLVRRLKAG
- the ftsY gene encoding signal recognition particle-docking protein FtsY; its protein translation is MAFDWFRRRYTDSKGEAESSPQKAESATPPAAEPAAMSPEDYLAFAKAAYANLKARAAAKATQAEVVSPAAPEPPASEGSQPSAPAATAPEAASPSSSPEQPAAVPSFFDLAPRAAERLQALKASAVEEPEPIPASVVAPAAPPPESAESAAEELVFDEGFRWSAEILAAQGRKPEEISVEEISWLQKLRRSLGKTRLNLINQLKALMGRGPLDREAVETIETMLLQADVGVEATEQILQALQKRMREEVVPPEEAVKYLKQQMRQMLTVGDPTFAPQRGTLNIWLIVGVNGVGKTTTIGKIAHVARQSGYQCLIAAADTFRAAAIEQLKIWAERAGVEVIANPSPNADPAAVVFDAITAAKARGTELLLVDTAGRLQNKKNLMEELAKIRRIIDKKAPEAKVESLLVLDATQGQNGLRQAQVFAEVAKLTGVILTKLDSTAKGGIALAITQQMNLPIRFIGAGEGLEDLRPFSSYEFVEALLSEY